In Panicum virgatum strain AP13 chromosome 5K, P.virgatum_v5, whole genome shotgun sequence, the genomic window GTAAGCTAATGGGTGTCACAATTTTTAAAATTGTTCAAGTTGATATGCTCTCTTCGGCAACAGCAACATTTAGGAAAATCGGGGTGCGGCTAGTGCAACACATATAGGTCTCCTGCTAGGAGTAACCAAACAAATGGCTCGAAGAAGTCCAATCTTATTGAGAAATTCATCTAGTACAACGCCACTGATGGTCCAAACTCTTCCAAATTCTCTATATTATCATGGGCAGCAAACATACATCCCTTCTAGACCCGACAGCGTGATCTGACCAGCTTGTAAACTGGTGCCCCCATCGGTCCAGACAATAGCTCCAGTTAGATAACTGTATGTCGAGTTGTCGACCTAGACCATCTCTCAGCTCGAGCAGCCAAAGCAGTCCAGCTCAGCTGTTCTTCGGGGTGCTGTGTTCATCGTCAAGTCTCGGAGAGTCAGTTCCACTGTAGAAGGAGGCCTCGCTCGAGGCATCAGAGTCTGCGCCATTAGCCTCCTTCTCAGATGATTCAAGGAAGCTATCAGTTGAGCTGTGCAAAGATCCCATCTTCTTGTCGTCCTCCTGCATTCGCTCTGCATAGCTGTTGTACTCGAATGTAGCTGGATTCTTCCCCCCGAATGCCGAGTCGAGCTCCTCCATGTCAAAGACCTCTGCCATTATCTTCTGGCTCTCCTTGTCGTTCGAGTACACAAACTTCACCTTCTTGCGGGTCTCATGGTCCAGGAAAGGCTTCACTATCTGTCAGGTGCAATCATGGTTAGACTGTTTGGCGTTTTGATCCCTAGAATGACTTGCTTGAGAGTACAAAGAATGAAAGCAGTGAAAATTGTATCATGATGAGGGTCAAAAGGACTCAAGACTGCTGCCGCATCCAAAAAATGATTCAATGCAATGCATTTTCAGTGTGCATATGTAGCATTTCATAGAGTTTAATCACCACAGTTTGAGTTCGGGTTTAGGTTACTGCAGACAGAAGAACACATCATGGAACACAAATGAAAGACAATTACATTTCAATTTTATTAGTTTAAATTCATTGAGAAATCATAGATGGGACAACAAAATTATTTAACCATTTGACAAACAAATCTAACTAGAGAATGGAGGTGCAATAGGTAGTTGACCAAATCCCATCAGTGTGGACCAATATTACAAAATCATGGTAGGCTAGTGGCAATCACTCCAATACTAAAGCATACCGACTACAATATGGTGAATATGACCATAAGAAAAAACAGAAGAAATGTTGGAATAAGTGAACAGAAGTCAGTTGCGCTCACCTTCCAGAATGATTCAAATATCCTAGGAGGATTGTAAAGGATTGCTAGCCCCAACCGCTCAGGATAACAGTCTTGCAAAACATTGACAGTCTCACGGGTTACCTTCAGTGGTGTGCTTCCCAATGTCCAGCACTGGAAATCTGTCAGCCACACCATCTTCTCTTGATCTTCTGTTAGGTTCATAATCGCTTTCTCCAGAGAGTAAACTAGATATTTGATCTGCCCTGTTGCTGAGGTAGTGTTCTATTCCATTTAAAAAAAGCAGtgttaaacaaaaaaatggtGCAGTGGTGCTTCGCATTTACTGGAGAAACTTAAAAAATATCAAATAGCTTACACATAGGCAATCCTCGAAGTAAACTATTAACGTTTAAAATCAACAGTTAAAACTCCAATTGAtattataaaattgtggtaattaagggaaagaaagaaaaattttAGTGCAAAGCTTGAACTTCTCCTTTTGTTTCTCCTAATAGATTGATTTTGTAGTTACATCATAAGGGTTGACAGACCACATACTCAGTATTCGTAGTTTATACTCATGCACAGGCTTAGCACTTCGCAAGATAACACTACGATTATGGTTATTAGAAGCACTTAGTAAGATACTCATATAATTAAATTCTAATTTCCAAGCGTATTAAATGGTAGTTATATCTAATGCAGAATCATACATAACACCTCTGCAAGATGAACAACTGAATTATTTCCACAAATTTACTGCAGTATCTCAACTAACCTCTAAGCCAGGCCTCAATACAAGAACAGTTCTCCCTTGTTTGTCCTTGTAATCTGCCCTATATATCTTTCCAGTCTCTGCTTCCTGTGCAATATCTGCCTGAAGGTGGTAAAAGGGTGAGACAAGTTATTATGTTGTAAAACAGGAAAATATGAGAAATAATTCTTAAGAACAAATACAGGCAGGTTTTGGACTATAAGCTGTTCTCCCAACAATCAATGAAAATAATCCTTAAATTAGTGCTCAAACTAATACTGGCCATGCTTATTCCTCTTATACCAAACTTCCAGATAGCTTATACTAAACTGCCATGGCTTTTTACTAATGGGTAGAGAAAAGGTGGGTAAGAACTATAAATGCTCCCTTACTAACGGGTGCGAAGCACTATGGGAGTTGGCAATAGCGTTATTGCCGGCAGCAAATAATCACACAATATGCTGCCTTACCGCCTGGTTCTGGGGTCCACGCTAGTGTTGACTTTGGCAAAATACATCTGTTGTGCCCTAAGAATAGCAAAAACTGCAGGGTTACATATGCAGGCTAACTTGGTAGGTAGCCTTTTGACTAGGTCACGCACTATTATGCATCACGTCTCAGCTCGTTGATCCATACATATTGTGTGATTCTTGCACGTCTTCAGAGATTCCTATCTAGCTCAAGAGTCAAGACACAACAGGTACACAAACTACACACAACCCTACAGAAGAGAGATTTGACACACTATGAAAAGGGAATGCTATACCCTTTAGGGAGGTATCCATACAGTTTGCGAGCAACTACAAGGTCCCCTGCCTGACTACTTCTCATCAATGTTTGAATGAACTAGTTACTAGTCTATGTATAGCCTGTAAACAGATGCATCTTCAACGAAAATAAACATACCCAGCAAATGTTCTCTGGCTTGAATGCGAGCCGCCACTTCACAGCTGCTTTCATCATCTTACTAGCTTTCTGCACATTCCAGTTCCTtgctcgaagaaatctcgataACGAGGCATCTGAAAGGAAATCCTGAATGGCTGCTGATGAGTATTCACCAAGCTCCTTGCGTAATTCATTTATCTGCTCCATAAAACAGTACAGCAAGTTAGCCCTTCAAAGAAACTAATTTAATAAAAGGGATCCAGCGGAGATGTTTAGGCAGTATTGCGCACTAactttttcttgctgttcttctaGGGACAAGCCTTTCTCAGTTGTACCACTGTTGCTTGACTTGAACAGAAAGGACATTTCAGCACCTTGATGAACCAGCACAGATAGATGCGTAGCTGCAAGACGTGCAGAAATACTATTATAAGAAGAATGAAGATGAAAAACTAATTTCAATCAGCTCCTTTGtgcaaaaagtaaaaaaaaaaacaagttagCAAAAGAACATAATGAGAAAAGGTATGAATAATTTTTGTTGCGGTGatactctttttttatttagttgCAGTGATACTCTACTTGAACAAGTATTTAATATATTTCGGTAGGCACCGGGAAGGGTTGCCTACTTTCATTCAACTGCAGCTTTATGAATGCCATACCGAGTATAAAAACCACACAAACACACATCACAGTCACGGTCTCACTGCAAACAGAAGGAAAACAATCTAGCAATAATAATATATACAGACAGCCGCAGGCTTCGACTGATGATCAATGCAATGCCAAACATCGAAATCTCCGAAATGGGGGGAAATAAATAGGGCAGGCCGGCAGGCCAAGTCAATGTCATCCCTGATCTCCACTCTCCAGGAAACCGACAGCGAGCGGACATGAAGATGCAGCAGCATTCATGGCACTAGCACGGCAGGAACGACGCGGGCAATCGGTCCTCGCATGACGGCGGACTGGATCTGAGCATCCGACGGCGTTCCACACCGCCAGGTCGGGATCGAGTCAACGCGGCGCGGCAACTGCCAGTAGGCAGCTCCGATCCTCCGggagccggggggggggggggggcggagcgGCGAGGAGGAACGGATCGAAACCACACCCACCCCGCGTCACATCAAACGAGCAAACCCAAACCAAGCGATCTCCCGGCGAAGAAACAGAGCCGCCCGGCGCGGGACTAGCGACCACGAACCTGATCCCGCCCGCCGAACACGGCGCCTAAACCCCCCGACCCCGCTGACGACCGGGAATTCGCAGCGGTCGGGCCGATCGCCGGGAACTGCGAGGCAGCAGGCgggaagggggagggggagcaTTAGCACGCACCTGGGTCGTTGcggcccccgccgcgcgcgcccgcgggAGAGCGGAGGACGGTGGAGGAGCAGTCGCGGGGGGCCTGGGGGGAAATGGAAGTGTGGAGCGGGGCGGGCGGGGAAAGGAATCGGGGGGAAAGGGAGTGGGagataaaaagaaaaaggaacagGTGCTCGGCGTGCGGGACGGGTGGAGAAGTCGCCGGTCGCCGGCCACGCGCGTGGAAGGCGAGGCGGGTGCCACCAGCAGCCGGGGCGCGGTGGTGCGGTGGCGCGTCAGGTGTCACCGGCCGGGGATGctgccgcgcggcgcggcgcggcgcggcgaccgTTTCGTCTTCCTGGGCCGTGCACCGGAGGGCAGGGTACGGGGGGGGATCCGGACGTGTGGTGGACGGTGGGTGGGTGGAGGCCCGGCGGACACTGACGGCCCTCCGATTCTCCTAGAGATATTTTTCTGCCCGGACGGCCGGAGGGGACCATGTGCGGTGGAAGTGGGGAACGAGTCATCACTCATCAGCATGTgttcgtttcaaaaaagaaaaaaaaatcatcagcaCGTGCTAAGAGCACGTGTTTGGTTCTAAGGTTCAAATGGGCTGGGTTAAATCGAACCCGTTTTTTTAGGTGTTTGATTTGAGAATGAGGTGGGTTGGCTCCATTCCTGAACTGAATATTTCGCTCAGATGTGGGTTGAAATGGTTCGTCCAAAACCGAGTGGACCATCCCGACCTGCTTCGTTGCCGTCGGGGCTGCGTGGGGGTCGGGTGGCCAGAGTCGAGCTACGCAATGCGGAGTTAACAGGGGCAGCGGGCGGGGGGCCCTCTAGGATGGGGATGAGCacacaaaaaattaaaaaaataaagacgATGATAGACGAGTCCCATAAATTATCATCTTATATCATCGCTCTAAATCCTTTTGACCGAACAAAAATATGAATTGGATCTATCCTCTAACCAAACATGAGCGAGTCACAgcgaaaaaaatagaaatggaCCTAACTCATCTCCAAACTAAACACATGCtctatttttttgtttctttcttttttttccacgGAGAAACCAACACAACCAGCAATAGAAATATACAGAGGCGGAGCTTGCGGTGGGTctacccaccccaccccacccccattTCCTAGATCGGCCATTAGAAATATAGGAATAGATCAATAAATAAATAGCAATGTGATGACATGGGATTTCTTAAATGTTTCATGTGTTTACAGTACGGATAATGACGTGTGGAGCGGCGGTAAACTGGTAAACTATCGCATTCCGTTCACCATTTAGAGAACTGGTTGGCGTCAGGTTCCCAAACACGCATAGTGAGAGGCGTGTCGTGTGCAACAGAGCTTGGAAACACAAATGCTCTTTCCCCCTGTTTGTTTACTTACTGGTCAGCAGCTACTGATAATTAAGGTAGTGATTCTGGGCAGCCTCCAAGCCAGGCTAAGCCCAATCTAGACTAGCACAACACACAGGTTTCAGCAATGCAAATACCTAGTGTTTGATAATTAAGGTAGTGCTTTTTTTTGGTTGGCTGGCTTGCTGGAGTGTGTAACACTTTATCTCTGGTTTGGTAAAATTATCGCTACTAAGTTTGTGAAGAACTAGAGTTAACTCTCCTTCCACCCCTCAGCCCATATCAGTTTGACAATTCCCTTCAAATCACAGCTGCAGCTCGACCCGACCTGATTCGACCACGTGTTGGGTTGGACTTGAGCTAAAAAAATCTGACCTGATGGTCAAGTCGTGTTAGGCCAGTTTCAATCAAGTCGTGTTAGGCCagtttcagtgggagtttcatgaACATAGTTAcctagactgagaactaggtaATTGTGTCAGATaggtttcatggtgatgaaactatTCTCATATCTAATGaaacttcattttttttctttgtcatgtcagcaaaattaataTCATTAAACTCTCCATGAAACCAGACTGACCTGGTATTGAGGCCGAAGAAgaaaaagcactaggttttatTTTAATCCGACCCGAACCCAACCTGACGTGAGAAATGATTAGGTCTCTAACGCAAAAGGTAGGTGAGCCGAATCAATTGGAGACAGCGATGGCTTGTGCAGCCTGCATAGCGTGGAACGGATCTCGTTTTTATTTCCAGCTAGCCGGGCCTGAGGACTCTTTTTCATTGCTAGAGCCAGGCTATGGCCTGCATCTCATGATGCAGGGGGGTCCGCTTTAGTTGACCCAAACCTTAACCCACTGTACCCGGTTaactagtactccctccatttcaaattataagtcattctaacaATTTTGGAGAGTTaaaatttttcaagtttgaccaaatttatatgacaagataataacatttatgatattaattaagtatcattagattctttattacctatattttcatagtagacctatttgatgtcataaatctttatatttttctctataattttgatcaaattttaAAATGGTTTGACTCTCTAAAATTCTtagaatgtcttataatttggaacggagggagtactgggTTTCGGGTCAACCCAATCATACACAACTTTGGGTTTCAGTGTTTTGGGTTGACCCAAGAAAAATTAAACACACAACAGAGCTATGAACCTGGCGCTTCGTTACCATTCTGTCCTTTTGTAACACCTCAAGTGTTAATTATCTGTCATTAAAGCTAATTACGGTCATTAGCGCCACGAACCACTGGATGGAAACTTTTTAACAAATTCTGCCCAGTTCAGCCCGGACCGGTCTAGgctaccagtctgaccggtcgagctcGAGTTGGTGGTTTTGGGTCCCACAACATTTAAATCTCTCACTCACTCTCACAACAGCACACTCTCTCCCAAACCCTCCCTCTCAAATCCCTCGCCCCAAATCAAATCCAAGGCGTGGGAAGTTTCAAATAGGAGTCAAGGACCGTCCCTGGCatgaactccttcccggtgtgAGGTGGAATCCAAGTTCTTCGTGGGGGAGGAGCCCTTTCAAGGTAAACAAGTTAGAGTTGAGTTGATCTCCTTTTCTATGTGGTTATGAGTGAATCCCTTTGGTCAAATACCTCTAGTTAGATCTATGAACTAAAGCCTAGAAGGGAATGAGAGTTTGAAGGCTAGTGTACTCTTATAAGGTATGTCACCTAGGGTTGGGTAAATCCATCTTTTAGAGGTTTTCGTCGATTTCCTTTGGTCAAGATCATCTTTATGCATCCCTGAACCTAGGTCTGGAAAGTATTTGGAATTTGGTGGACTAGTTTAACCGCGACATGGACTCCAGCTTGTGatctgggtaggaccggtctgaccggtcgaagtgaccggtctgaccggtcgaagtgaccggtctgaccggtggcgtgGCTGAGTATCAAGAACCGGTctggggcaccggtctgaccggtgtggcagTGACAGAAAGGGTTCAGTCTGGGGTAGTTAATGTAATCAGTCAGAAATTGTTTTGGGTATTGGGTTAATTATAATTTTTGCAAATCATGCATACattctctcatatcatatgTATATGCACACGTGTAGCGGGCGCGCCGGATGAggtcgtgtacgaggtggttgcggagccacagggtccacaggggcaagccccgcaaaAGGAGGACcgtggggagtcggcccaaggcccatctcaccctagtactgagcagcagacgcaagacAAACCCcagtgcatgtcctattattttaaattatgattcactatgtatatattttatctattacttgtgcattacgtattaggAATTGATTGCAACCCTAGCTGTATGATCCCTtggtttccttgagtttttactagtatgtctaggtcgatagcggtgccaggctaaataagtccggtagaagtcgggtgacttcgtgtcactcgtgagacacaggaaactttagaagctgagtaattgccggttactcgcgagatacattattatctttatacttcagtatttgagaaatggattgaaatggatatggagctgtgagaccgggcggggatgatggtattaggtttggcagcaggacagggttcttgggtgtcttagccccgtccgtgtcgattaaggaccggtcgttgtggcagtgctgatcggggattgaattatactaaccgcatgccgggagtaggagatagtcgaaaccggtaagtctagtactgctttgcttcgaaagtacaggacttcaactcacctcctggggtagttgagtagtcgcggagaaatagggatgcatgtttacttttggtggtctcacgttgagcccggctgaccatatgatggtggggcggtcctgtagttcgaggtggggagggaAATGGTTGGTGCTTGTGGTCCGACGGAGCCTAtatgtgccgtgttggttaggtccaccttgcaatgttaaatcggatcgattcgccgtgtctcgcggatatgagggccttgatctctttgtcacctcgTAGCAAATGAGTTAGGATATTAGAGATATAAAAATGAATACTATTCTGAATCTCAATTGGATGCTCCAACATGCGTGTGTAGATAGGTAAACATTAGTGAGAGTCTATCTATATAAAATATgcggctaaaacattgaaagtaaggatacacctctaattgctatttctgcaaaacaaaccaccagccaaatgtcgtgcatgtctaggtatgtggctaagttatacccattggtcgggtaagcctggctgagtattagtatactcagggtttgttgcaaCAATTATTATTTCAGGGCACCCGGACATCGACTTCTGCCTctgctgtgtcaagttcatccgccgggatgcagaggggtgggaggtggtggagcgagacccttaggttaggggATTGTTGGGTTCTACACTTGAGGGCAGAGTGTTCAGCCTCTCTGTTttgcgcagaccggtctgaccggcccgtgggaccggtctgactggtggagGCGGCAGAATGGTGCCGACTGGTCCGACCGGTTGggtgaaccggtccgaccggtcgagaAGGATCA contains:
- the LOC120706444 gene encoding phosphatidylinositol transfer protein 3-like isoform X1 gives rise to the protein MLPLPLPACCLAVPGDRPDRCEFPVVSGVGGFRRRVRRAGSATHLSVLVHQGAEMSFLFKSSNSGTTEKGLSLEEQQEKINELRKELGEYSSAAIQDFLSDASLSRFLRARNWNVQKASKMMKAAVKWRLAFKPENICWADIAQEAETGKIYRADYKDKQGRTVLVLRPGLENTTSATGQIKYLVYSLEKAIMNLTEDQEKMVWLTDFQCWTLGSTPLKVTRETVNVLQDCYPERLGLAILYNPPRIFESFWKIVKPFLDHETRKKVKFVYSNDKESQKIMAEVFDMEELDSAFGGKNPATFEYNSYAERMQEDDKKMGSLHSSTDSFLESSEKEANGADSDASSEASFYSGTDSPRLDDEHSTPKNS
- the LOC120706444 gene encoding phosphatidylinositol transfer protein 3-like isoform X2; this translates as MSFLFKSSNSGTTEKGLSLEEQQEKINELRKELGEYSSAAIQDFLSDASLSRFLRARNWNVQKASKMMKAAVKWRLAFKPENICWADIAQEAETGKIYRADYKDKQGRTVLVLRPGLENTTSATGQIKYLVYSLEKAIMNLTEDQEKMVWLTDFQCWTLGSTPLKVTRETVNVLQDCYPERLGLAILYNPPRIFESFWKIVKPFLDHETRKKVKFVYSNDKESQKIMAEVFDMEELDSAFGGKNPATFEYNSYAERMQEDDKKMGSLHSSTDSFLESSEKEANGADSDASSEASFYSGTDSPRLDDEHSTPKNS